In Flavobacterium gelatinilyticum, a genomic segment contains:
- a CDS encoding glycosyltransferase family 2 protein: MTFFNSEITWFIDVYIILILAYAILIMSSYLMLAYLSTKELRNYLKKNSFVDYEVLLTSEFAPKLSLIAPAYNEGFTIEENVKSLLSLNYNNYQVIVVNDGSKDNSMEILINTYNLVLTELEIHGQIETKKIRGIYTSRNAAFKKLIVVDKENGGKADALNVGLNIAQNPYVVCIDVDCILDKDSLLKLAKPFLESHGKRIIATGGVVRIANQCVIKNGRLVEVNIPDVMLPRIQVLEYLRAFLLGRMAWGRLDGLLLISGAFGAFDKEIAILSGGYSTKTVGEDMELIVRMRRYMLENKLPYSVSYIPDPLCWTEAPEDFKIFKKQRSRWMRGTIETLSFHKKMFFNPKYKLLGMLSVPYWTLFEFLAPAIEFIGLLITILFIIFGLLNWHFFFLLVLFVYSFAVFFSVIALYSEERTYHKYPKQADFFKLLMAAFIEPLYFHPLTVYAALVGYKEKMMGSKGWGEMTRKGFTKK, encoded by the coding sequence ATGACTTTTTTTAATAGTGAAATAACTTGGTTTATAGATGTATACATTATACTTATACTTGCTTATGCAATATTAATCATGTCTTCATATTTGATGCTGGCCTATCTTTCTACAAAAGAGCTTAGAAATTATCTTAAAAAAAACAGTTTTGTTGATTACGAAGTACTCTTAACCAGCGAATTTGCTCCTAAACTATCCTTAATAGCACCTGCCTACAATGAAGGTTTTACAATCGAAGAAAATGTAAAATCCCTATTGTCTTTAAACTACAATAACTATCAGGTTATAGTGGTAAACGACGGAAGTAAAGACAATTCGATGGAAATCCTGATCAATACCTACAACCTTGTCCTGACCGAACTGGAGATTCACGGGCAGATCGAAACAAAAAAAATCAGAGGAATTTACACTTCAAGAAATGCCGCATTTAAAAAACTGATCGTAGTTGACAAAGAAAACGGCGGAAAAGCAGATGCGCTCAACGTAGGTTTAAACATTGCACAAAATCCGTATGTAGTCTGCATTGATGTAGATTGTATTCTCGATAAAGATTCTCTTTTAAAACTGGCAAAACCTTTTCTGGAATCGCACGGAAAACGAATTATTGCAACCGGAGGTGTGGTGCGAATTGCCAACCAGTGCGTGATCAAAAACGGCCGATTGGTAGAGGTGAATATTCCAGATGTAATGCTGCCGAGAATTCAGGTTTTAGAATATTTAAGAGCATTTCTTTTAGGCAGAATGGCATGGGGAAGACTCGATGGTTTGTTGCTGATAAGCGGGGCATTTGGTGCTTTCGACAAAGAAATTGCCATACTTTCAGGTGGTTACAGCACCAAAACTGTGGGTGAGGACATGGAACTTATCGTAAGAATGCGTCGCTATATGCTCGAAAATAAACTTCCGTATTCTGTAAGTTACATTCCGGACCCGCTTTGCTGGACAGAAGCGCCGGAAGATTTCAAAATTTTTAAAAAACAGCGCAGCCGCTGGATGAGAGGCACAATTGAAACCCTGAGTTTTCACAAAAAAATGTTCTTTAATCCAAAATACAAATTGTTGGGAATGCTAAGCGTGCCTTATTGGACTTTATTTGAATTCCTGGCTCCCGCAATTGAATTTATCGGACTTTTAATCACGATTTTATTTATAATATTCGGATTGCTCAACTGGCATTTTTTCTTCTTACTTGTGCTTTTTGTGTATTCATTTGCAGTTTTCTTTTCGGTTATCGCTTTGTACAGCGAAGAACGCACGTATCATAAATACCCAAAACAGGCCGATTTTTTCAAACTGCTTATGGCTGCTTTTATAGAACCTTTGTATTTTCACCCGCTTACAGTATACGCTGCTTTAGTAGGTTACAAAGAAAAAATGATGGGATCAAAGGGCTGGGGCGAAATGACACGAAAAGGTTTTACCAAAAAATAA
- a CDS encoding DMT family transporter: protein MPEIKEILAILLAVIGTLLLVTHGNFSKLAISGTALFLGLSSAVALAVYTLQPAALLHKYKPSVVIGWGMFCGGFVFSFVKAPWQADGHWDLLTYLYTGLIIVFGTLIAFTFYLNSVKIIGGQKASLLASAEPLAATILAVYWLQTPFSLIDWIGSLLIISTVFLLSKSADNKTAS from the coding sequence ATGCCCGAAATAAAAGAAATACTAGCCATATTGCTTGCCGTAATTGGAACTTTGCTTCTCGTAACACACGGTAATTTTAGTAAACTCGCCATATCCGGTACGGCTTTATTTCTGGGACTCAGTTCTGCTGTGGCTTTGGCTGTTTATACTTTACAACCGGCTGCATTATTACATAAATACAAACCTTCTGTTGTAATTGGATGGGGAATGTTTTGCGGCGGTTTTGTGTTTAGTTTTGTAAAAGCTCCCTGGCAGGCAGATGGACATTGGGATTTGCTTACGTATTTGTACACAGGACTTATCATCGTATTTGGAACTTTGATTGCTTTTACTTTTTATCTGAATTCGGTTAAAATAATAGGCGGACAAAAAGCGAGTTTATTAGCATCTGCCGAACCTTTGGCTGCTACGATTCTGGCGGTTTACTGGCTTCAGACTCCGTTTTCCTTAATAGACTGGATAGGAAGTTTATTGATTATCTCAACTGTCTTTTTATTAAGCAAAAGTGCCGATAATAAAACGGCTTCATAA
- a CDS encoding DMT family transporter, with product MNKVILKGFVLAIMAAIFWGISGTFGQFLFQERGVNVEWLITVRMLVSGIILLIYARFYEKAAVFKIWYSKKDVIQLLVFSIAGMLSVQYTYFAAIKHSNAGNSNHTAVLRSYHDRCFPSFKIQENARNKRNTSHIACRNWNFASRNTR from the coding sequence ATGAATAAAGTAATATTAAAAGGGTTTGTTTTGGCTATTATGGCCGCTATATTTTGGGGAATTTCAGGAACATTCGGTCAGTTTCTTTTTCAGGAAAGAGGCGTTAATGTCGAATGGCTTATTACGGTTCGAATGCTTGTTTCGGGAATTATATTATTAATCTATGCCCGTTTTTATGAAAAAGCGGCTGTTTTCAAAATCTGGTACAGTAAAAAAGATGTTATACAACTACTGGTTTTCAGCATCGCCGGAATGCTCTCTGTTCAATATACCTATTTTGCCGCGATCAAACATTCTAATGCGGGCAACAGCAACCATACTGCAGTTCTGCGGTCCTATCATGATCGCTGTTTTCCTAGCTTTAAAATTCAGGAAAATGCCCGAAATAAAAGAAATACTAGCCATATTGCTTGCCGTAATTGGAACTTTGCTTCTCGTAACACACGGTAA
- a CDS encoding ATP-binding protein, with product MKIKDIVNRDIVNLTNCEHEPIHIPGKIQPHGFLIGVTADWKIDFCTQNISSFVNVTHTDALGKSFASVFGSDEEKQIIEYINEDKIQDVFPLEIELLGKLFQISIHKSHDNYVLEAEPQFPDKEKLVDVYTQTIQFVTQMNNTKSLKDLCALVAEGTREITGYDRVMIYRFDEQYNGEVFAESLREDLEPFLGLHYPHTDIPPQARELYIKNQLRLIVDIGYEPVPIFTIDDKEDKNLDLSLSILRSTSPIHVEYLKNMGVGATLTISLIHRDRLWGLIACHHYSEKNISPEIRLAAKLQGQFITSQIDIRETNDEYTSAQKSSLALEQLSGLEVPLVQESLEIIVKAPQLLDICNAAGVSVISKGKIYKNGQTPSDEQITFLLNCIESQETNGVFTTNKISDCFSEITANVNFAGIIYHSLGNNDHIVWYRPETIKEINWGGDPEKSIVKDNNGLHPRNSFNIWKQIVKNQSSIWRRYEINAAIQYAHTLHNQLIMIMLSEEEEKYRNQSELLKETNSELENINWISTHDLQEPLRKIQLITSKMLTELDVVSTDSISNSLKRVSKSAGRMRGLLEDILKYTRIKNTRDNLQKIDLNKTLKSTLKEMNEIITEKNAVIEHENLPEVHAISFLMQQLFLNILQNSLKYASPDRTPVIKITASQEPVLIHHLYKVYCYWIRFSDNGIGFEQQYAQSIFKVFTRLHNQEEYTGSGIGLALCKKIMQAVGGDIHAEGRPDKGTDIIIYFPCDPEDTLLGL from the coding sequence ATGAAGATTAAAGATATTGTTAATCGTGACATTGTTAACCTGACTAACTGTGAACACGAGCCTATTCATATTCCCGGTAAAATTCAGCCTCACGGTTTTCTAATTGGTGTTACAGCCGATTGGAAAATTGATTTTTGCACACAAAATATTTCTTCCTTTGTAAATGTAACCCATACAGATGCTTTGGGAAAAAGTTTTGCGTCTGTTTTTGGTTCCGATGAAGAAAAGCAGATTATTGAATACATCAACGAAGATAAAATTCAGGATGTATTTCCACTTGAAATCGAACTTCTGGGGAAATTATTCCAGATAAGCATACACAAAAGCCATGATAACTATGTTCTGGAAGCAGAACCTCAGTTTCCGGACAAAGAAAAACTGGTTGATGTATATACCCAGACAATTCAGTTTGTAACCCAGATGAACAACACCAAATCACTTAAAGATTTGTGTGCACTTGTAGCAGAAGGAACGCGTGAAATAACAGGATATGATCGTGTTATGATTTATCGTTTTGATGAGCAGTACAACGGAGAAGTCTTTGCAGAAAGCTTAAGAGAAGACCTCGAACCTTTTTTAGGACTGCATTACCCGCATACTGATATTCCGCCTCAGGCAAGGGAATTGTATATTAAAAATCAGCTCAGGCTTATTGTGGATATTGGATACGAACCGGTTCCCATTTTTACGATTGACGATAAAGAAGATAAAAACCTCGATTTAAGTCTTTCGATCCTTAGAAGCACTTCGCCTATTCATGTTGAATATCTAAAAAATATGGGGGTGGGCGCAACCCTGACTATTTCGCTTATTCACCGCGACAGACTTTGGGGATTGATTGCCTGTCATCATTATTCAGAAAAAAATATTTCACCAGAAATACGACTGGCAGCCAAACTTCAGGGACAGTTTATCACCTCTCAGATTGATATAAGAGAGACCAATGACGAATATACCAGCGCACAAAAATCGTCTCTTGCTTTAGAACAATTATCAGGGCTTGAAGTGCCTTTAGTGCAGGAATCGCTCGAAATTATCGTAAAAGCCCCCCAATTACTCGATATTTGTAATGCAGCGGGTGTTTCGGTTATTTCAAAAGGTAAAATTTATAAAAACGGACAGACACCTTCGGACGAACAGATAACGTTTCTTTTAAACTGTATTGAAAGTCAGGAAACCAACGGCGTTTTTACTACAAATAAAATCAGTGATTGTTTCTCTGAGATAACAGCCAATGTTAATTTTGCCGGTATTATCTACCACTCTCTGGGCAATAACGACCATATTGTCTGGTACAGACCGGAAACCATCAAGGAAATTAACTGGGGAGGCGATCCTGAAAAAAGTATCGTAAAAGACAATAACGGACTTCATCCCAGAAATTCATTTAACATCTGGAAACAGATTGTTAAAAACCAAAGCAGTATCTGGCGCCGGTACGAAATCAATGCGGCGATTCAGTACGCTCATACACTGCACAATCAGCTTATTATGATTATGCTGAGTGAGGAAGAAGAAAAATACCGTAATCAGAGTGAATTACTGAAAGAAACCAACTCTGAACTCGAAAACATTAACTGGATCAGTACACATGATTTGCAGGAACCATTGCGTAAAATTCAGCTCATTACTTCTAAAATGCTTACTGAACTCGACGTTGTTTCTACAGACAGTATTTCTAATTCTTTGAAACGAGTATCAAAATCAGCGGGAAGAATGAGAGGGCTTTTAGAAGATATCCTAAAATATACCCGAATAAAAAATACGAGAGACAACCTGCAGAAAATTGATCTGAACAAAACTCTGAAAAGCACGCTTAAGGAAATGAATGAAATCATTACCGAAAAGAATGCTGTAATCGAACATGAAAATCTTCCGGAAGTTCATGCCATCAGTTTTTTAATGCAGCAACTGTTTCTTAATATTTTGCAGAACTCATTAAAATATGCATCGCCGGACAGAACGCCGGTTATTAAAATCACAGCTTCGCAGGAACCTGTTCTTATACATCATTTGTATAAAGTGTACTGTTACTGGATTCGTTTTTCGGATAACGGAATTGGATTTGAACAGCAGTATGCCCAGTCGATTTTTAAGGTTTTTACTCGACTTCATAATCAGGAAGAATATACAGGATCCGGAATTGGACTTGCTCTGTGTAAAAAAATAATGCAGGCAGTAGGAGGCGATATCCATGCCGAAGGAAGACCGGATAAAGGTACAGATATCATAATTTATTTCCCGTGTGATCCCGAAGATACCCTTTTAGGATTGTAA
- a CDS encoding Atu1372/SO_1960 family protein, giving the protein MKKTYAFLLILLIPFTVPKVMAQTDKSNNTKILILIHSDTGGTYELAKELAKGIESESYAKAVIKQVKPSANSKLKDIPAATVDELPSYDGIVFGSPVYFGNISTPMSEFLSKTVDLWTNHALEGMPAAVFMSAGSGAGRELALQSFWNSLAVHGMVLVSNGIRGSEKIDKNIPLGNSVLGSGSLASLKTVQRPAESERTIALLQGKNFAKVAQALKGSFKTQTAMIKKEDKTDIDAVLKQKNIELPKVPAPAGNYVPYVRSGNLVFINQVSFKDGVIVNPGKLGKDVNEDQVKEASKITMLNVISVLKEAVDGDLNRVKKCVQLTGIFNTPEGYTKHADLMNAASNLTVEIFGEKGKHTRGTLGASSLPVNSSVEIQAIFEVE; this is encoded by the coding sequence ATGAAAAAAACGTATGCTTTTTTATTGATTTTATTGATACCATTTACAGTGCCCAAGGTTATGGCACAGACAGATAAATCAAATAATACCAAAATATTGATCCTGATTCATTCTGATACTGGAGGAACGTATGAATTAGCAAAAGAACTGGCAAAAGGAATCGAAAGTGAGTCGTATGCAAAAGCGGTTATTAAACAAGTAAAACCATCTGCCAATTCAAAACTGAAAGATATTCCTGCTGCCACTGTAGACGAGCTGCCTTCTTATGACGGGATTGTATTTGGTTCTCCGGTTTATTTTGGAAATATAAGCACGCCAATGAGTGAGTTTTTATCTAAAACTGTTGATTTATGGACCAATCATGCTCTCGAAGGAATGCCTGCTGCGGTATTTATGTCCGCCGGAAGCGGTGCCGGCAGAGAACTTGCTTTGCAGTCTTTCTGGAACAGTCTTGCTGTTCATGGTATGGTTCTGGTTTCGAATGGCATCCGCGGAAGCGAAAAAATCGACAAAAACATACCGCTTGGAAACAGCGTTTTGGGTTCCGGAAGTCTGGCTTCTTTAAAAACAGTTCAAAGACCAGCTGAAAGTGAACGTACAATCGCTCTGTTACAGGGAAAAAACTTTGCCAAAGTGGCTCAGGCATTAAAAGGTTCATTTAAAACTCAGACTGCAATGATTAAAAAAGAAGATAAAACCGATATCGATGCTGTTTTAAAACAAAAAAATATCGAACTGCCAAAGGTGCCTGCTCCTGCCGGAAATTATGTTCCGTATGTTCGTTCGGGAAATTTAGTTTTTATCAATCAGGTTAGTTTTAAAGACGGCGTTATTGTAAATCCGGGTAAACTGGGTAAGGATGTAAATGAAGATCAGGTAAAAGAAGCTTCTAAAATCACGATGCTGAATGTTATTTCTGTTTTAAAAGAGGCTGTTGACGGCGATTTGAACCGTGTAAAAAAGTGTGTACAGCTTACGGGAATTTTCAATACTCCGGAAGGTTACACTAAACATGCTGATTTAATGAATGCCGCTTCTAACTTAACGGTCGAAATATTTGGAGAAAAAGGCAAACACACCCGCGGAACTCTTGGAGCATCTTCTCTTCCTGTAAACTCTTCTGTAGAAATTCAGGCGATTTTTGAAGTTGAATAA
- a CDS encoding biliverdin-producing heme oxygenase, translating into MSTTASTISSGFLNDIKTQTADSHTKLERLPVSASIISPDMKLEDYTFYLSLMHDVHKDTEELVFPLLSGIIEDLEQRKKKQLIEDDLSYLNYTKTSSAKVFQDAKLTVPFAVGILYVMEGSTLGGRFILKNVSTFPELSNGKGVSYFNGYGDKTGSFWKAFLNFMAQYEEEHNCGDEIIEGAKYAFDSIYNHFESVQR; encoded by the coding sequence ATGAGTACAACAGCTTCAACGATATCTTCAGGTTTTCTTAACGATATAAAAACACAAACAGCAGATTCACATACAAAACTGGAAAGACTTCCTGTTTCGGCATCGATTATTTCCCCAGACATGAAATTAGAGGATTATACCTTTTATTTAAGTCTTATGCACGATGTTCATAAAGATACCGAAGAACTCGTTTTTCCTTTGCTTTCAGGCATTATAGAAGATCTGGAACAAAGAAAAAAGAAACAGCTTATCGAGGACGATCTTTCCTATCTTAATTATACTAAAACCAGTTCGGCTAAAGTATTTCAGGATGCAAAACTAACAGTACCATTTGCTGTTGGAATTTTGTATGTAATGGAAGGCTCTACGCTGGGCGGCAGATTTATTCTGAAAAATGTTTCAACATTTCCGGAACTTTCAAACGGAAAAGGCGTTTCCTATTTTAATGGCTACGGCGATAAAACCGGAAGTTTCTGGAAAGCTTTTCTAAATTTCATGGCACAGTATGAAGAAGAACATAATTGCGGCGATGAGATTATAGAAGGAGCAAAATATGCTTTTGACAGCATCTATAATCATTTTGAGAGCGTTCAGAGATAA
- a CDS encoding AraC family transcriptional regulator translates to MQNVKIKCGLLEKSRGEYHDDIQAEAYIWSEENWKHDDYEHSHERHQLTYVEEGYQYFHIGKKIYLVPQYHVIWIPSKITHQITSDAREVNLRLILFKSAPDEDFYNDVHVFAAPAVLKEMLQYASRWNKVVTENTSQMSFLKAMLNNLPYFCDENSSLQIPVPYDARLMPVCSFIRLHYQQNLNPEELAERALMSVRSLQRIFKNETGLTLQKYAQLIRILKSIELIDSGQYTLSQIAVMIGYKSLAAFTSSYFAITKTKPKLKK, encoded by the coding sequence ATGCAGAACGTCAAAATAAAATGCGGATTACTGGAAAAGAGCAGAGGAGAATATCATGACGATATACAAGCCGAAGCCTATATCTGGTCTGAAGAAAACTGGAAACACGATGACTATGAACATTCTCATGAACGCCATCAGTTAACGTATGTAGAAGAAGGATACCAGTATTTTCATATCGGGAAGAAAATCTATCTGGTACCGCAGTATCACGTAATCTGGATTCCGTCGAAAATAACACATCAGATTACTTCAGACGCGCGTGAGGTGAATTTAAGACTGATACTGTTCAAATCGGCACCAGATGAAGATTTTTACAATGATGTGCATGTCTTTGCTGCTCCGGCAGTACTAAAAGAAATGCTGCAGTATGCTTCGAGATGGAACAAAGTAGTAACAGAAAATACCAGCCAAATGTCCTTTCTGAAAGCCATGCTGAATAATCTGCCTTATTTTTGCGACGAAAACAGTTCATTGCAGATTCCTGTCCCGTATGATGCTCGTTTAATGCCCGTTTGCAGTTTTATCCGTTTACATTATCAGCAGAACCTCAATCCCGAAGAACTGGCCGAAAGAGCACTTATGTCAGTTCGAAGTCTGCAGCGTATTTTTAAAAATGAAACCGGACTTACACTTCAAAAATACGCTCAGTTAATCCGAATATTAAAAAGTATCGAACTCATCGACAGCGGACAATACACGCTGAGCCAGATCGCTGTTATGATTGGTTACAAAAGTTTAGCCGCGTTTACGAGTTCTTATTTCGCTATAACCAAAACAAAACCGAAGCTGAAAAAATGA
- a CDS encoding Lrp/AsnC family transcriptional regulator, producing MDVFDKAILEILQKNNLMPQRDIGEQIGLSPAAVQRRIKRMREEGIIKADISVLEREFLGNPVTLMVEVFLESEQIDLIDETKKSFVSCEAVQQCYYVTGESDFILIIVARSMSDYEKLTRELFFANKNVKRFRTVVVMGVEKMGLHIPI from the coding sequence ATGGATGTTTTTGATAAGGCAATACTCGAGATACTTCAGAAAAACAATTTAATGCCGCAACGGGATATAGGCGAACAGATAGGATTATCTCCTGCAGCGGTGCAGCGCCGAATAAAAAGAATGCGGGAAGAAGGCATTATTAAAGCCGATATATCAGTTCTGGAAAGAGAATTTCTGGGAAATCCTGTAACACTGATGGTTGAAGTGTTTCTGGAAAGTGAACAGATCGATCTTATCGATGAAACAAAAAAGTCCTTTGTGTCCTGTGAGGCTGTACAGCAATGTTATTATGTAACCGGAGAATCCGATTTTATTCTAATAATAGTTGCCAGATCCATGTCAGATTATGAAAAACTGACCCGTGAATTGTTTTTTGCCAACAAAAATGTCAAACGATTTAGAACCGTTGTCGTAATGGGAGTAGAGAAGATGGGACTGCATATTCCGATTTAA
- a CDS encoding YaiO family outer membrane beta-barrel protein codes for MKFIYYSILLLFISCIAMGQEINADETMANVKREVEKGNFDKALLLIEPLRAKYPQDEDIQIYTGRIYSWKKDYKTASKILSPMADRVNPNPEALQAVINTYFWSEEFDKCITYCDKYLVLNPNDSEVLKTKVICLEKLNRDQEALEIIDGLPVTENSTQAFRGIRTLIGRKAKNAVSASYLNVSSSDPGQSPFHYGYVEYSHKFSKSAIVGRANIGNISNDTQMLFETDFYQTFSNKSYLYANAGVSTGETVFPMAKAGLEYYFKPYKKFDYSLGARFMHFDTDDITLITGQLAYNAGIYTMAYRPYYDTSNELFSHVLSIQRTNEEKERIIRLELQYGNVPYLYLYNGFTQPLKAYRVGIQYQHRIGDSFFVRPIFLYEDEEYTPGQYRNKFNVQVIVTKRF; via the coding sequence GAAATCAATGCCGATGAAACAATGGCAAATGTAAAACGCGAAGTCGAAAAAGGGAATTTTGATAAAGCTTTATTGCTTATAGAACCTCTGCGCGCCAAATATCCGCAGGATGAAGATATACAAATTTACACCGGAAGAATTTACAGCTGGAAAAAAGACTATAAAACAGCTTCAAAAATATTGTCGCCAATGGCTGACAGAGTTAATCCAAATCCGGAAGCCTTGCAGGCAGTTATAAATACTTATTTCTGGTCAGAAGAATTTGATAAATGCATTACCTATTGCGATAAATATTTAGTGTTGAACCCAAATGACAGCGAAGTTTTAAAAACAAAAGTAATCTGTCTGGAAAAACTCAACCGCGATCAGGAAGCTTTAGAAATTATCGACGGACTTCCTGTAACCGAAAACAGCACGCAGGCCTTTAGAGGAATCAGAACTCTGATTGGGCGTAAAGCCAAAAATGCCGTATCAGCTTCTTATCTAAACGTTTCAAGTTCAGATCCGGGACAATCTCCGTTTCATTACGGTTATGTCGAATACTCACATAAATTCAGCAAATCAGCAATTGTGGGTCGTGCCAATATAGGAAACATCAGTAATGATACACAAATGCTTTTTGAAACCGATTTTTACCAGACCTTCTCCAACAAAAGTTATTTGTATGCCAATGCCGGAGTTTCAACTGGAGAAACGGTTTTTCCTATGGCAAAAGCAGGTTTAGAATATTATTTCAAACCTTATAAAAAGTTCGATTACTCGCTGGGAGCCCGATTTATGCATTTTGATACAGACGATATTACCCTCATTACCGGACAGCTGGCTTATAATGCCGGAATTTATACAATGGCATACAGACCATATTACGATACATCAAACGAATTGTTTTCGCACGTATTAAGCATACAGAGAACCAATGAAGAAAAAGAACGCATAATACGACTGGAACTTCAGTACGGAAATGTGCCGTACCTGTATCTTTACAACGGTTTTACACAGCCTTTAAAAGCCTACAGGGTAGGAATCCAGTATCAGCACCGCATTGGAGATTCGTTTTTTGTACGTCCAATATTTCTTTATGAAGACGAAGAATATACACCCGGACAATACAGAAACAAGTTTAACGTACAAGTAATTGTGACAAAACGTTTTTAA